From Kingella potus, a single genomic window includes:
- a CDS encoding RNA-binding S4 domain-containing protein encodes MQATVYLEDQEYIALCDLLKLAGLAESGGQAKALIAAGAVRRNGGAETRKTAKIRGGDIIELDGARLEIADGYDPDAAA; translated from the coding sequence ATGCAGGCAACAGTTTATCTCGAAGATCAGGAATACATCGCCCTGTGCGACCTTTTGAAGCTCGCCGGCCTTGCCGAGAGCGGCGGGCAGGCCAAAGCCCTGATTGCTGCAGGCGCGGTGCGCCGTAACGGCGGGGCGGAAACCCGCAAAACAGCGAAAATACGCGGCGGCGACATCATCGAACTGGACGGCGCAAGATTGGAAATAGCGGATGGATATGACCCCGATGCCGCCGCATGA
- a CDS encoding PHP domain-containing protein → MIDLHCHSTVSDGRLNPDEVVRLAHQNGCTMLALTDHDHTGGLAQARAEAAKLGLRFISGVEISVTWRGRTIHVVGLDFDEHNEPLQNLLAEVRKGRLKRLEAIAAKLESKGIAGAYEGALALAANKEMASRTHLAEFLIGGGHVRNKQQAFTKYLGDGKSCAVPHRWTTLADCVNAVNGAGGLAVIAHPMRYGFSATAKRNLFEEFKSLGGAGIEVHSGSCQPNDRRNYAQLAERYGLLASAGSDFHRPNDFSGGILGACPELPENCRPVWEYFKAV, encoded by the coding sequence ATGATAGATCTGCACTGCCATTCCACCGTGTCCGACGGCCGTCTGAATCCCGACGAAGTAGTGCGGCTGGCACACCAAAACGGCTGCACCATGCTCGCGCTTACCGACCACGACCACACCGGCGGCCTTGCCCAAGCCCGCGCCGAAGCGGCAAAACTCGGCCTGCGCTTTATCAGCGGCGTGGAAATTTCGGTAACGTGGCGCGGCCGCACGATACACGTTGTCGGACTGGATTTCGATGAACACAACGAACCGCTGCAAAACCTGCTGGCCGAAGTGAGGAAAGGCCGTCTGAAAAGGCTGGAAGCCATCGCCGCCAAGCTGGAAAGCAAAGGCATTGCGGGCGCGTACGAAGGCGCGCTTGCGCTGGCGGCAAACAAAGAAATGGCCTCCCGCACCCATCTGGCCGAATTTCTCATCGGCGGCGGCCATGTCCGCAACAAGCAGCAGGCCTTTACCAAATATTTGGGCGACGGCAAATCCTGTGCCGTGCCGCACCGCTGGACGACGCTTGCCGACTGTGTAAACGCAGTCAATGGCGCAGGCGGCCTGGCCGTTATCGCCCACCCGATGCGCTACGGTTTTTCCGCCACCGCCAAACGCAATCTGTTTGAAGAATTCAAATCGCTGGGCGGCGCGGGCATCGAAGTACACAGCGGAAGCTGCCAACCCAACGACCGCCGCAACTATGCGCAGCTTGCCGAACGCTACGGCCTGCTTGCGAGCGCGGGCAGCGATTTCCACCGCCCGAACGATTTTTCCGGCGGCATCTTGGGCGCGTGTCCCGAACTGCCGGAAAACTGCCGTCCCGTTTGGGAATATTTCAAGGCCGTCTGA